From Linepithema humile isolate Giens D197 chromosome 8, Lhum_UNIL_v1.0, whole genome shotgun sequence, one genomic window encodes:
- the LOC137001361 gene encoding uncharacterized protein — SHFSFYFIDYFKKWLEEAYFPNVGRDSVLLMDSWSGQCPAIVTDLTPMEKQVTTMVIPKGTTGKIQPLDVYGFRIWKNFARRFSDTVLLLNYDINLHQRNNIIKLQSLIHNQLSSPRYQNLFKYSWFKSGYTNERPETFKNPVEFSFEQTSSTCDIEDCNDIAVIQCSWCGKSLCLKHFFIEYHYCNIYNGCD, encoded by the coding sequence tcacacttttctttctattttatagattattttaaaaaatggttggAAGAAGcttattttccaaatgtagGCCGCGATAGTGTTCTTCTTATGGATTCATGGAGCGGGCAATGTCCAGCAATTGTTACTGATTTAACACCAATGGAAAAACAAGTTACTACTATGGTAATACCGAAAGGAACTACAGGAAAAATACAGCCGTTGGATGTTTACGGGTTTAGAATCTGGAAAAACTTTGCAAGAAGATTTTCGGATACTGttctattattgaattatgatataaatttacatcagcgaaataatattataaaattgcaatctttAATACACAATCAGTTATCATCTCCtcgatatcaaaatttatttaaatattcatggtTTAAAAGTGGATATACGAATGAAAGAccagaaacatttaaaaatccaGTAGAATTTAGTTTTGAACAAACATCAAGCACATGTGACATTGAAGATTGCAATGATATAGCTGTAATACAATGTTCTTGGTGCGGAAaatcattatgtttaaaacatttttttatagagtATCATTATTGTAACATCTATAACGGGTGtgactaa
- the LOC137001360 gene encoding uncharacterized protein yields the protein MIINPLNVARLLLTSITTMYLMETPVNKAEIELKENIQKLILENIHQFNGLEVTEETSLDYEEPDKLHTFEIIEENEEAWNEDNSNSHNWQCHDDDNFNVSYKRRAVEYWRQSDKENRPFKSVQHTFRRISSVRQLRRWEEQLEHGGNRLEKLSHISKATHDKFNVAVQTGLIIHDVDIKRWALEDQREIGDLDPVFQASPSWLLRFKKSHRIVSRKITKFITRKTLEDSHNIQREAENFVTVVKPLIERFGLENVYNTDQSGFQLEIHSGRSLSDQEMKTIDRVVQSVSSTTHSYTIQPTISCDGKLLSPLFIVLQEHSGTFEPRVQENLFRASNIIVTASKSGKMTSDMR from the coding sequence atgattatcaaTCCACTCAACGTTGCTAGACTTTTACTAACATCAATAACTACTATGTATCTTATGGAAACGCCAGTAAATAAAGccgaaatagaattaaaagaaaatattcaaaagttAATATTGGAGAATATTCATCAATTTAACGGATTAGAAGTGACAGAAGAAACATCGCTTGATTATGAAGAACCTGATAAATTGCatacttttgaaattattgaagaaaatgagGAAGCATGGAATGAAGATAATTCAAATTCTCACAATTGGCAATGCCATGATGACgacaattttaatgtttcttacAAAAGGCGAGCTGTTGAATATTGGCGGCAGTCGGACAAAGAAAATCGTCCTTTCAAGTCAGTACAACACACATTTAGAAGAATTTCATCTGTACGTCAATTGAGGCGATGGGAAGAACAGTTAGAGCACGGTGGAAATcgtcttgaaaaattatctcatATTTCCAAAGCTActcatgataaatttaatgtagctGTGCAGACAGGACTAATAATTCATGatgttgatataaaaagatgGGCCTTGGAAGATCAAAGAGAAATAGGAGATTTAGATCCTGTATTTCAAGCATCTCCTAGTTGGCTATTACGATTTAAAAAGTCTCATCGAATTGTGTccagaaaaataacaaaattcattACAAGAAAAACGTTAGAAGATTCTCATAATATACAAAGAGAAGCCGAAAATTTTGTAACCGTAGTAAAACCTCTCATTGAACGATTTGGATtggaaaatgtatataatacagaTCAAAGTGGATTTCAATTAGAAATCCACTCTGGAAGATCACTATCTGACCAAGAAATGAAGACAATAGACCGTGTGGTGCAGTCAGTATCATCAACTACACATTCGTACACTATTCAACCAACAATTTCTTGTGATGGAAAATTACTGTCACCTTTGTTTATCGTATTACAAGAACATAGTGGTACTTTTGAGCCTAGagtacaagaaaatttattcagagcatcaaatattattgtaactgCTTCGAAATCCGGTAAAATGACATCAGATATGAGAtaa
- the LOC105673749 gene encoding uncharacterized protein: protein MPENKQTAGLSYATSDASLHEQVEKFWIIEEVEQQSPRSKSDKLCETDFLQTYTQEKDGRFTVSPPFRRDPSELELGHMSLVAETECEPSQIHYIPHHVVITQFNDRSKLRVVFDASAKTSSGVALNDILRVGPTIQPTLFATRPDSNLPVREYRLNTVTYELASAPFLAIRALQQVALDNQQAHSLASRVICHDFYVDDLLTGCDELNQLQSLKRDIIKILDAAGFQLTKWNSNEPSLISPIEEEERQTINIGDEVKTLGLTWNSVKDTFQYRVTLKDTDTRITKRAVLSITSQIFDPLRLIGPATIKAKMLLQRMWQLKLAWDKSLPNNLHTEWIEYAQNLSAINNIRIPRLVACREPVKIELHGFSDASEGAYGACLYVRSVDKHGNQLIRLLCAKSRVAPLKTISIPRLELCGAVLLAKLVHQVIEILSIPIHARYL, encoded by the exons ATGCCAGAGAATAAGCAAACAGCAGGATTAAGTTATGCAACGTCAGATGCATCACTTCATGAGCAAGTCGAAAAATTTTGGATAATCGAAGAAGTCGAGCAGCAGTCACCCCGCTCCAAGAGTGACAAATTATGTGAGACGGATTTCTTACAAACTTATACGCAAGAAAAGGATGGACGATTCACCGTCAGTCCACCCTTTCGAAGAGATCCAAGCGAACTAG AGTTAGGCCACATGAGCTTAGTAGCTGAAACGGAATGCGAGCCCTCgcaaatacattatattcCACATCACGTTGTAATCACTCAGTTTAACGATCGTTCAAAACTACGAGTGGTATTCGATGCATCAGCAAAGACCAGCTCCGGTGTAGCACTCAACGACATTCTACGCGTGGGACCTACTATTCAACCGACATTATTTGCAACG AGGCCTGACAGCAACCTACCGGTACGAGAATATCGACTAAACACAGTGACTTATGAGTTAGCCTCAGCTCCCTTTCTAGCCATCAGGGCATTGCAACAAGTAGCGCTTGATAATCAACAAGCTCATTCATTGGCTAGTCGAGTAATTTGTCATGATTTCTATGTGGATGACTTGCTAACTGGTTGCGATGAATTAAATCAGTTGCAGTCGTTAAAGCGAGATATTATTAAGATACTAGATGCTGCGGGATTTCAATTGACAAAATGGAATTCGAACGAACCATCTCTCATCTCACCAattgaagaagaagagagacaGACCATCAACATCGGAGACGAAGTAAAAACTCTTGGACTCACATGGAACTCCGTGAAGGACACCTTCCAGTATCGTGTCACATTGAAAGACACCGATACTAGAATCACGAAACGCGCTGTATTATCTATTACATCACAAATATTCGACCCTCTTAGATTGATAGGACCCGCAACAATAAAGGCGAAGATGCTACTACAGCGGATGTGGCAATTGAAATTAGCGTGGGATAAATCTTTGCCAAACAATTTGCATACAGAATGGATCGAATACGCACAAAACCTCTCCGCAATAAACAATATCCGTATTCCACGCTTAGTAGCCTGTCGAGAGCCTGTAAAGATCGAATTACATGGCTTCTCAGATGCATCAGAAGGTGCTTACGGAGCATGCTTGTATGTGCGCTCTGTCGACAAACATGGAAATCAACTCATCCGTCTGCTCTGTGCAAAATCCAGAGTGGCACCACTTAAGACAATCTCTATACCACGCCTGGAATTATGTGGAGCAGTATTGTTAGCCAAGCTAGTTCATCAAGTTATAGAAATACTGTCGATACCAATTCATGCTCGATATCTGTGA